TGAAGTTCTACAGCTACCTGATGCCGCTGATTTTCTTCTTCGTGCTGAACGACTTCCCGGCGGGCCTTACGTGGTACTACTTCGTGTCGAACATCGTAACGTTTGCCCAGCAGGCCATTACCCGCACCTTCGTCGACGAAGACAAGCTGCACGCCCAGCTGCAGGCCAACAAAGAGAAAAACAAGGACAAGAAGCCCGGTGGCTTTCAGGCCCGCCTGGCCGAGGCAATGAAAGCCGCGCAGGAGCGCGAAGCCGATACCCGCAAGCAGTCGAAGAAAAAATAGTTTGGCCGCTCTGCGCTAATGCATTAAAAGCCTCCCGGTTGGTAGCCGGGAGGCTTTTTTGTGCCTGAATATTCGGTATTTGCAGTATTGGTCCGCTTTTGGCAATGGCCCGGGCATCGCCTTCTCTCAACAACTACTATGCGTGCATCTTTACTTACGCTGGGCCTGGGTTTGCTGATTAGCACCCTGCCTGCCTGCACCGTGAACTACTACGTGGCCGCGCCGGCCGCCGCGCCCGCGCAACCCCCGGTTCCGCAACCCGGCTACGACTACGATTACCCCGCACCCGGCCCCGTTGCTAGCGGGCCGGCAGGGCCCTCCAGAGGTCCTGCCTATCCGCCGCCCACGGCACCACCTAGGGTGCCGCCCGGGCGTACTACGCCGCCCCCGGTACGCACCACGCCGCCTCCGCCCGTAAGAACTACCCCGCCGCCGGTGCGCAATAACCCCGCACCCACGAGGCCGCCCGTACGCACCAACCCTACGCCGAGTACGCCAGCCCCTACCACTCCGCCGCCGGCGCACACGCCGGGCAGCACAGCCCCACCGCCCGCCTCGCACACCCCGCCGGTGCGCCCGCCCCGTACGCCGCGGCCCAGGGTTGATGAAACCATCGGTAACCCCGTGCCTGCTACAACCCCAACAGGGGGCAGCACCACGCCACCCGTTGGGCCAAACAAGCCAACCACTTCGGGCACGCCAGGGCCGGGGGGCAACGCGCCCGCGCCAACGCCGCAGCAGCCTACCTTGCCCACGGCCCCTCCAAAGCGGGCCGAGGTACCGGCTGCCCCGGCCGAAAGCCCCGCGCCTCCGACTAGGCCCGAAGCCAACCCCAACAGCCCGGCTTACCCAACTTCGCACACGCCCGATACTAAACCCACGCCCGGCCCGGGCCGCGGGCATGACGCCGACCCCATGCCCACCGCTCCGCCCGTTGAAAGCAGCCCCCAGGTGCCCACCGGCCCCACCACGCGCCTGCCCATCGAGCAGGAGCCGCGGGTTGAGCCGGCACCCGTGCCCCAGAGCAATGCGCCGGTGCTCGTGTTCAGCAAAAGGCCTTGCCTGGGCAGGTGCCCGCACTTCGAGGCCAGTATTTTTGCCGATGGCCGCGTGCAGTACGTTGGTTACCAGCACGTAGTGAAAATGGGTGCCCACGAGTTGCGGCTTGCTCCGGAGGTAGTGGCCGCAATGCTCAATCAGGCCAATGCCATTCAGTTCCGAAGCCTGAACGAGCAGTACCTGAGCGGCGCATCGGATATGCCCTCCACCTTCCTGACGCTCAACGAGCCGGGGAAGCCCGGTAAAACCGTGCAGGTCGAAACCGAAGCGCCTGCGCAGCTGATGAGCTTGCTAAACTTCATCGAAAGCGAAATAGGGCGGCTCACGGGCGAGGCGGCCACAAACTAGCCCTAGGTTGCCCAACCGCCCAGGGGCGGGTGTAGGTGCCGGTTGTCAGCAAACCTTGGTAGTGGGCCAGGTTGCTGATGGCCGGCACCTGCGGCTTTAGGGCAATGACGCAGCAAGCAGGTTGCATTTTTTGAACGGCTGCAATCGGGGTTTCACCCTAAAGTTGTGGTGGTTAGTCGAAAAGAAGATTTGTATATAATAAATACAATATAATCAATTAATAACAATGCTGACGAGGTAGGCGTACAGGTACTGTGGTGTTTGACAATTAGCCGCATTTTGTTCAACAAACCAACTTGATATGTCTCATGCAGAAAGCCAGGCAATATCAAGGGAATACCTCTCGTTTATCAATAACAAAGATTTCCCTTGCGTTGCGGCCAAAACGGCCCTTACCTGGAATCAACTCCATTGCTACGTTGTCGACCACTTGGCTTGCCCCAAGGACGATGCCGACATCCTGCAGTTTGTATACGATTTCGTAGATGCCTACCGCCAGTCGGATAAGCTGTACCACAGCGCCGCCGTGGTGTTCAAAGGCCCCGAAGAAATAAGCGAGGCCATGTTCGAGCAGCTGTTCTGGCAACGGCTGCAGTCGCTCTCCAACCTCGATGCCCGCCGCTACGGCTACGACCCCAGGGTGGTGGCCGACCCAGCCTCGCCCGACTTCAGCTTTAGCCTGAAAGAAGAAGCGTTTTTCGTGATAGGCCTGCACCCGGGCAGCACCCGCGCCGCGCGGCGCTTTAAGTACCCCACCATGGTGTTTAACGCGCACCAGCAGTTTGAGCAACTGCGCGAAAACGGCCGCTACGAATACCTGCAGAAAACCATCCGGAAGCGCGACGAAGCTTTCTCGGGCTCCGTAAACCCCATGCTGGCCAACTTCGGCGAGGCCTCCGAAGCGCATCAGTACACCGGCAGCCTGCACGACGAATCCTGGAAATGCCCCTTTTTAAGCCAACATGGACGAACTGACCGTAATACCGCCGCGTAGCGGTGCCGCCTTCGAGCTGCGCAAGGGCCAACGCTTGCGCGTGGTTGATTTGCAGGGCGAGCAGGTATCGGATTTTGTGTGCTACAACCGGCACGACCCCAACGAGTACCTCTCGTCGGGCCGCACGATTGACTACGCCGAAACCATCTTCCTGACCACCGGGCATCCGTTTTACTCGAACCGCAGCAACGTAATGTTCGAGCTGGTGGAGGACACCGTGGGCCGGCACGATTTCCTGCTCACGCCGTGCTCGGCCGATACGTTTCGCATTATTTACGGGCACGAGCACCCGCACCGCGGCTGCTTCGGTAACCTCTGCGAGGCGCTGCAGCCCTACGGCATCAGCCCCGACAGCATCCCGATTTGCTTCAACATCTTCATGCACGTAACCGTGGACGGCGAGACGGGCAAGGTGGGCGTGCTGCCCCCCAAAAGCCGCGCCGGCGACTACGTAGTAATTGAAGCCAAGATGGACCTGATTGTGGGCATGACGGCCTGCTCGGCCGAAATGTCGAACAACTACGCCTTCAAGCCCATCGGCTACCAAATAGAAGGCTAACGGCCCCTAGGTGCCCGAAACGTCAGGGCCCGGCTGCAGCAGTTGCAGCCGGGCCCTGACGTTTGTAATCCGGGCTTGCCCTAGGTCAGTCTTTCCAGACGCGCTCCAGCACCAGCTGGTTCATGGGGTTGGGTGTGAGGCCATGCACGTTGTTTTGCGTGAGGCGCACCACCTGGTCGTAGTACAGCGGAATAACGGGCACATCGCGCACCACCAGGCGGTCCATGGCCTGGTACAGCTCCCAGCGGCGGCGGTCGTCGCGCTCCAGCTTGGCTTGCTCGTAGAGGCGGTCGTATTCGGGGTTTTTGTAATGGGTTTTGTTGGGGCCGGCCGGCGAGAAGTTAGCGCTGTAAAACAAGGCGAGGTAGTTCTCGGCATCGGGGTAGTCGCCGAGCCACGACTTGGTAAAAAACGCCGCCCGGCCGTTGTCCACCATCTCCTGGTGCGCCGCCGATTGGTTCACGTCGATTTGCACCTGCACGCCCACTTCGGCCCACTTCTTCTGGAGGTACTCGCTTATTTCTTTGGTGTCGGCCACGGTGCTCAGGCGCAGGCGCAGCGGTTTGCCGGGCCCGTAACCGGCCTCGCGCAGCAACTGGCGGGCTTTTTCGGGCTGATACGTGTAGCCCGGCACCGCCTGCTGGCTAAACGACGGCAGCGACGACGGCACGAAGCCCGAATGGCCCGGCACGCCCACGTTGTTGAGGAAATAAGCCAGCAGCTCGGGCTTGTTGAGGGCGTAGTTAAGCGCCTGCCGCACGCGCCGGTCGCGCAGGGCCGGCTGGTCGGCGTCGCCGCGCAGGTTGGTGGCATCCTGCTGAATCCCTAAGTACTCGGTGTTCAAATAGGGCACCTTCTCGAAGCGGAACTTGCCCGCAAAGTCTTCGCGCAGCTGGCCGTTGGGGTACAAAATCAAATCGCGCGAGCCGGCCCGAATGCCCGACAGGAAATCGAGCTTGCCCTGCTGAAACGTCAGAAACTCCGATTTGCGGTCAGAAATAAAGCTGATTTGCACCGCGTCGAGGTAAGGGAGCTGCTTGCCCTTGGCATCGCGCCGCCAGTAGTTGGGGTTGCGGTGGTACACAATGGCCGAGCCCTCGTCCCAGCGCCGGAACACGAAAGGGCCGGTGCCCACCGGGTGCTCCCGAAAGTCTTTGCCGTAGCGCTCCACGGCCTCGCGCGGCACCACGTAGGCATAGGGCATCGTGAGGATACCCAGAAACGGAATGAACGGCTCCTTGAGGTAGATGCGCACCGTAGAGTCGTTGGGGGCCACAAAGGCGGTATCCGATGGTTCGCCCTGGGCGTTTTCGAGCACCTTACCCCGGAAAATCCAGCCGCCGGGGCTGGCCGTGGGCTTGTCGAGGATGCGGCGGAAAGAGTAAACCACGTCGTGGGCCTTTACCTCGCGGCCCTTGCCCCCCGGAAATACCTCCGAATCGTGGAAACGCACACCCGGGCGCAGCACAAAGGTGTAGCGTCGGCCATCGGGCGAAATATCGTAGCGGCGGGCCAGGGCAGGGGCGGGGCGCAGCGAGTCGTTCAGCTCTACCAAGCCGTTGTAGAGCTGCGTAACGGCCCAAATGTTGGCCTGATTGCGGGAAAACGCCGGGTCGAGCGAGGTAAGGGCCTC
The sequence above is drawn from the Hymenobacter sp. YIM 151858-1 genome and encodes:
- a CDS encoding DUF6438 domain-containing protein, which translates into the protein MPTAPPVESSPQVPTGPTTRLPIEQEPRVEPAPVPQSNAPVLVFSKRPCLGRCPHFEASIFADGRVQYVGYQHVVKMGAHELRLAPEVVAAMLNQANAIQFRSLNEQYLSGASDMPSTFLTLNEPGKPGKTVQVETEAPAQLMSLLNFIESEIGRLTGEAATN
- the gntA gene encoding guanitoxin biosynthesis heme-dependent pre-guanitoxin N-hydroxylase GntA, which codes for MSHAESQAISREYLSFINNKDFPCVAAKTALTWNQLHCYVVDHLACPKDDADILQFVYDFVDAYRQSDKLYHSAAVVFKGPEEISEAMFEQLFWQRLQSLSNLDARRYGYDPRVVADPASPDFSFSLKEEAFFVIGLHPGSTRAARRFKYPTMVFNAHQQFEQLRENGRYEYLQKTIRKRDEAFSGSVNPMLANFGEASEAHQYTGSLHDESWKCPFLSQHGRTDRNTAA
- a CDS encoding urea carboxylase-associated family protein; amino-acid sequence: MDELTVIPPRSGAAFELRKGQRLRVVDLQGEQVSDFVCYNRHDPNEYLSSGRTIDYAETIFLTTGHPFYSNRSNVMFELVEDTVGRHDFLLTPCSADTFRIIYGHEHPHRGCFGNLCEALQPYGISPDSIPICFNIFMHVTVDGETGKVGVLPPKSRAGDYVVIEAKMDLIVGMTACSAEMSNNYAFKPIGYQIEG
- a CDS encoding ABC transporter substrate-binding protein produces the protein MNPLFSPPALFRRRQHLGRSLALPVLALLSACGAADKPADERRVFRYNQPEALTSLDPAFSRNQANIWAVTQLYNGLVELNDSLRPAPALARRYDISPDGRRYTFVLRPGVRFHDSEVFPGGKGREVKAHDVVYSFRRILDKPTASPGGWIFRGKVLENAQGEPSDTAFVAPNDSTVRIYLKEPFIPFLGILTMPYAYVVPREAVERYGKDFREHPVGTGPFVFRRWDEGSAIVYHRNPNYWRRDAKGKQLPYLDAVQISFISDRKSEFLTFQQGKLDFLSGIRAGSRDLILYPNGQLREDFAGKFRFEKVPYLNTEYLGIQQDATNLRGDADQPALRDRRVRQALNYALNKPELLAYFLNNVGVPGHSGFVPSSLPSFSQQAVPGYTYQPEKARQLLREAGYGPGKPLRLRLSTVADTKEISEYLQKKWAEVGVQVQIDVNQSAAHQEMVDNGRAAFFTKSWLGDYPDAENYLALFYSANFSPAGPNKTHYKNPEYDRLYEQAKLERDDRRRWELYQAMDRLVVRDVPVIPLYYDQVVRLTQNNVHGLTPNPMNQLVLERVWKD